A single genomic interval of Dehalobacter sp. harbors:
- a CDS encoding (2Fe-2S)-binding protein has protein sequence MMQKQDDGGDKKITMKINNQEYNMVIKPHWTLREVIHDKLGLTGTKEMCDKGACGSCTVIADGRPILSCMKLAIECEGQEIETVENLEVTGNPLVEAYANNHAMQCGYCTPGFVMTAKALLDRNSNPNVENIKDALEGNICRCGTYPAHIGAVLEAAKKLEGGKK, from the coding sequence ATGATGCAAAAACAAGATGATGGCGGAGACAAGAAAATCACCATGAAAATTAATAACCAGGAATATAACATGGTGATTAAGCCGCATTGGACCTTGCGGGAGGTTATCCATGACAAATTAGGGTTAACTGGGACAAAAGAAATGTGTGACAAGGGAGCCTGCGGATCCTGTACCGTCATAGCGGACGGGAGACCCATCCTATCCTGTATGAAACTGGCTATTGAATGCGAAGGACAAGAAATAGAGACGGTTGAAAACCTTGAGGTTACAGGAAACCCGTTGGTTGAGGCGTACGCCAATAACCACGCCATGCAATGCGGTTATTGTACTCCCGGGTTTGTGATGACTGCCAAAGCATTGCTGGACAGAAACTCCAATCCGAATGTGGAAAACATTAAAGACGCTCTTGAGGGTAATATATGCCGGTGCGGCACTTACCCGGCTCATATCGGGGCTGTTTTGGAGGCAGCTAAAAAACTGGAAGGAGGGAAAAAATAA
- a CDS encoding UxaA family hydrolase has translation MNFYGYQRKNGTVGIRNYLAIISTVICANEVAEAISNKVKDSVPVLHPQGCCQMPVDLKRVTSTLAGLGINPNVGAVLLVSLGCEGVNVEEVEKRIRQAGKPVEKVIVQEIGGISKAVAKGVELADLMAEDLKKQEKKPASISDLVVGIKCGSSDTLSGLLTNPIVGMAVDKIIGCGGRVVFGEVTEMIGAENHIVSRIKNPEIKDKIINSIINIENRAKSVGEDMREGQPTPGNIKGGLTTIEEKSLGAIIKSGSKIIDDFIEYGEQVREGKLTVVDSPGREPELLTGLAAAGAQIIIFTTGRGAPQGYPICPVIKVTANPRTYEKLNELIDVGFTINDDVDDIESVFDADSNKLLSYFNEVCNGKLTKAEINKYNKFINIYVTGPVI, from the coding sequence ATGAATTTTTATGGGTACCAGAGAAAAAACGGAACGGTTGGTATCAGGAATTACCTTGCGATTATATCCACAGTAATTTGCGCAAATGAAGTGGCAGAAGCAATTTCCAATAAAGTAAAGGATTCTGTACCTGTTTTACATCCCCAGGGTTGCTGCCAGATGCCGGTAGATTTAAAGAGGGTTACTTCCACTCTGGCCGGTCTCGGCATTAATCCCAATGTGGGTGCTGTGCTGCTGGTAAGTCTTGGATGTGAAGGCGTAAATGTGGAAGAGGTGGAGAAAAGAATCAGACAAGCCGGCAAACCGGTTGAAAAGGTAATTGTCCAGGAAATCGGGGGCATATCAAAGGCTGTTGCAAAAGGCGTTGAATTGGCTGATTTAATGGCGGAAGATTTGAAAAAGCAGGAGAAAAAGCCGGCCTCTATATCAGACCTGGTGGTTGGCATAAAATGCGGTTCTTCGGACACGCTTTCAGGCCTGCTTACAAATCCTATTGTAGGGATGGCAGTAGACAAAATAATAGGCTGCGGCGGCAGGGTTGTTTTTGGCGAAGTAACTGAAATGATTGGCGCTGAAAACCATATTGTCAGTAGGATAAAAAACCCGGAGATAAAGGACAAAATCATTAACTCGATTATCAACATTGAGAACAGGGCAAAAAGCGTGGGAGAAGACATGCGTGAGGGCCAGCCTACCCCCGGCAATATCAAGGGCGGCCTCACAACTATCGAAGAAAAAAGCCTGGGTGCGATTATAAAATCAGGTTCAAAAATTATAGATGATTTTATTGAGTATGGTGAGCAGGTAAGAGAAGGAAAACTGACCGTGGTCGACAGCCCCGGAAGAGAACCGGAACTGCTTACCGGCCTGGCTGCCGCGGGAGCTCAAATCATCATATTTACCACAGGCAGAGGCGCGCCGCAGGGTTACCCGATATGCCCTGTAATAAAGGTGACGGCAAACCCAAGGACATATGAAAAGCTGAATGAACTTATTGATGTGGGCTTTACTATAAATGATGATGTTGATGATATAGAATCTGTTTTCGATGCTGACAGCAATAAACTGCTTAGTTATTTCAATGAAGTGTGTAACGGGAAGCTGACCAAGGCGGAAATCAATAAATACAATAAATTCATAAATATTTATGTTACAGGGCCAGTAATCTAA
- a CDS encoding UxaA family hydrolase has protein sequence MIKAIVMNENDNVATALCDISEGSRPVIVGFKTGQGIVVKSNIPFGHKFALCRVPENTPVIKYGEVIGVSTSFIDAGDYVHVHNVESLRGRGDQ, from the coding sequence TTGATCAAGGCAATTGTAATGAATGAAAATGACAACGTGGCAACGGCTTTATGTGATATCAGCGAAGGCTCAAGACCGGTTATTGTCGGATTTAAAACCGGGCAAGGTATCGTAGTCAAGTCAAATATACCTTTTGGACACAAATTTGCACTTTGCAGGGTCCCTGAAAATACACCCGTCATCAAATACGGTGAGGTAATAGGAGTAAGCACTTCCTTTATTGATGCCGGAGACTATGTGCATGTGCACAATGTCGAAAGCTTGAGAGGCAGGGGGGATCAATAA